A segment of the Entomomonas moraniae genome:
TTGCCTTGCTTGCTTAAAGTCAGCCCTTACCAGTGGCTGCTTTGCGAACTGGGTAGCTAACTCATCTATTGTAATGCCCCAACTAGTAGATGAAAATAATACAATTACAACGCTAATCCACCATATTCTCATGATATGACCCCTAATTTTTTCCATAAAATAGATGGACACACAAAGCACATTTCTTGTTTATGCATATTAACCGCCACCTGTATGGTATAACCTGTTGTTAATTTCTTATTCGTTAAACTATCTACAATTTTATAATCGATGCGTAGTCTATTTTCGTACTCAGTAATCGTAGCTGTAATATTAATTCTTTGCTCAACAATAACTGGAGCAATGTATTTTGCACGAGCATCAACAACCGGCCAAGCATAACCAGACATCTTCATTTGCTCATAACTGTAATTAACTTTTCGTAATAGTGCTTCACGTGCAAT
Coding sequences within it:
- a CDS encoding acyl-CoA thioesterase, which encodes MQPKENVIHNETIALTVPFHDTDAMGVVWHGNYFRYFEIAREALLRKVNYSYEQMKMSGYAWPVVDARAKYIAPVIVEQRINITATITEYENRLRIDYKIVDSLTNKKLTTGYTIQVAVNMHKQEMCFVCPSILWKKLGVIS